One window of Enterobacter sp. RHBSTW-00175 genomic DNA carries:
- the ribD gene encoding bifunctional diaminohydroxyphosphoribosylaminopyrimidine deaminase/5-amino-6-(5-phosphoribosylamino)uracil reductase RibD, whose amino-acid sequence MQDEIYMARALKLAQRGRFTTHPNPNVGCVIVKDGEIVGEGFHFRAGEPHAEVHALRMAGEKARGATAYVTLEPCSHHGRTPPCCEALIAAGVSRVVAAMQDPNPQVAGRGLYRLQQEGIDVSHGLMMNDAEAINKGFLKRMRTGFPYIQLKLGASLDGRTAMANGESQWITSPQARRDVQRLRAQSHAILTSSETVLADNPAMTVRWDELNADTQALYPQENLRQPLRIVIDSQNRVTPEHRIVQQPGETWFARTKADDRSWPEGVRSIMVPEHNGHLDLVVLMMLLGKQQVNSIWVEAGPTLAGALFQAGLVDELIVYVAPKLLGNAARGLFVLPGLEKLADAPQLKFSEIRPVGPDVCLHLTTA is encoded by the coding sequence ATGCAGGATGAGATTTACATGGCGCGAGCGCTGAAACTGGCGCAGCGCGGGCGTTTTACCACCCATCCCAACCCGAATGTCGGCTGTGTCATTGTGAAAGATGGCGAGATTGTCGGTGAGGGTTTCCATTTTCGCGCCGGTGAGCCTCATGCTGAAGTTCATGCCCTGCGTATGGCGGGTGAAAAGGCACGTGGCGCGACAGCGTACGTGACCCTTGAGCCTTGCAGCCACCACGGGCGTACCCCACCGTGCTGCGAAGCCCTGATTGCAGCAGGCGTTTCGCGGGTGGTCGCAGCGATGCAGGATCCCAATCCGCAGGTTGCCGGGCGCGGCCTTTACCGGCTCCAACAAGAAGGTATCGACGTCAGCCATGGTCTGATGATGAACGATGCCGAGGCCATTAATAAGGGTTTCCTTAAGCGTATGCGCACGGGGTTCCCATATATTCAGCTGAAGCTGGGCGCTTCGCTTGATGGTCGTACGGCGATGGCTAACGGTGAAAGCCAGTGGATAACGTCACCGCAAGCAAGGCGCGATGTGCAACGTCTGCGTGCGCAAAGCCATGCTATCCTCACCAGCAGTGAAACCGTTTTGGCTGACAACCCGGCGATGACTGTTCGCTGGGATGAACTGAATGCCGATACTCAGGCGCTTTATCCGCAGGAAAATTTGCGTCAGCCGCTGCGTATTGTGATTGATAGCCAGAATCGCGTGACGCCGGAGCACCGCATCGTCCAGCAGCCAGGCGAAACCTGGTTTGCCCGGACCAAAGCAGACGATCGCAGCTGGCCGGAAGGTGTTCGTAGCATTATGGTGCCGGAGCACAACGGGCATCTCGATTTAGTGGTGCTGATGATGCTGCTTGGCAAACAACAGGTGAACAGCATCTGGGTGGAAGCGGGGCCAACGCTTGCCGGTGCGCTGTTCCAGGCAGGGCTTGTGGATGAACTGATAGTCTACGTTGCCCCTAAACTGCTAGGAAACGCTGCACGCGGGTTGTTTGTGTTGCCAGGCCTTGAAAAACTGGCCGATGCCCCACAACTCAAATTCAGCGAGATTCGTCCGGTTGGCCCGGATGTCTGCCTCCATTTAACGACAGCGTAA
- the yajL gene encoding protein deglycase YajL: MSASALVCLAPGSEEMEAVTTIDLMVRGGINVTTASVASDGNLAITCSRGVKILADAPLVQVADGDYDIIVLPGGLKGAECFRDSPLLVETVRQFHLSGRIVATICAAAGTVLVPHDIFPIGNMTGFPTLKDRIPEDQWVDKRVVWDPRVNLLTSQGPGTAIDFALKIIDLLVGREKAYEVASSLVMPAGIYNYYEA; the protein is encoded by the coding sequence ATGAGCGCGTCGGCACTGGTATGCCTCGCCCCTGGTAGCGAAGAAATGGAAGCCGTCACCACCATCGACCTGATGGTGCGGGGCGGTATTAATGTCACCACCGCGAGCGTTGCCAGCGACGGTAACCTGGCTATCACCTGCTCACGTGGGGTGAAAATCCTCGCAGATGCCCCGCTGGTACAGGTGGCTGATGGTGATTATGACATTATCGTTCTGCCCGGCGGCCTGAAGGGAGCGGAGTGTTTTCGCGACAGCCCACTGCTCGTCGAAACGGTCAGGCAGTTTCATCTCTCTGGCCGTATCGTCGCCACAATTTGCGCCGCAGCCGGAACGGTGCTGGTTCCGCACGATATTTTCCCGATAGGCAATATGACCGGTTTCCCGACACTGAAAGACCGTATCCCGGAAGACCAGTGGGTCGATAAACGCGTGGTCTGGGATCCGCGCGTCAATCTGCTCACCAGCCAGGGGCCGGGAACCGCGATTGATTTTGCGCTGAAGATTATTGACCTGCTGGTCGGGCGTGAAAAGGCATACGAGGTCGCATCGTCGCTGGTCATGCCGGCGGGAATTTATAATTACTACGAAGCTTAG
- the dxs gene encoding 1-deoxy-D-xylulose-5-phosphate synthase: MSFDIAKYPTLALVDSTQELRLLPKESLPKLCDELRRYLLDSVSRSSGHFASGLGTVELTVALHYVYNTPFDQLIWDVGHQAYPHKILTGRRDKIGTIRQKGGLHPFPWRGESEFDVLSVGHSSTSISAGIGIAVAAEKENKQRRTVCVIGDGAITAGMAFEAMNHAGDIKPDMLVILNDNEMSISENVGALNNHLAQLLSGKLYSTLREGGKKVFSGVPPIKELLKRTEEHIKGMVVPGTLFEELGFNYIGPVDGHDVLGLVSTLKNMRDLKGPQFLHIMTKKGRGYEPAEKDPITFHAVPKFDPTSGCLPKSSGGMPSYSKIFGDWLCETAAKDNKLMAITPAMREGSGMVEFSKKYPDQYFDVAIAEQHAVTFAAGLAIGGYKPVVAIYSTFLQRAYDQVIHDVAIQKLPVLFAIDRAGIVGADGQTHQGAFDLSFLRCIPDMVIMTPSDENECRQMLFTGYHYQDGPSAVRYPRGNAVGVELQPLEKLTIGKGLVKRRGEKVAILNFGTLMPEAAKVAETLNATLVDMRFVKPLDESLILSMAEAHDVLVTLEENAIMGGAGSGVNEVLMAHRKAVPVLNLGLPDHFIPQGTQDEARATIGLDAEGIEAKIRTWLA; this comes from the coding sequence ATGAGTTTTGATATTGCCAAATACCCGACACTGGCGTTAGTTGACTCCACCCAGGAGTTGCGCCTGTTGCCGAAAGAGAGCCTGCCGAAATTGTGTGACGAACTGCGTCGCTACCTGCTCGACAGCGTTAGCCGCTCCAGCGGCCATTTCGCCTCCGGGCTTGGCACGGTTGAACTGACCGTGGCGCTGCATTACGTCTATAACACGCCGTTTGATCAGTTAATCTGGGACGTGGGTCACCAGGCATATCCGCACAAAATTCTGACTGGCCGTCGCGATAAGATTGGCACTATTCGCCAGAAAGGCGGCTTGCATCCGTTCCCGTGGCGCGGTGAGAGTGAATTCGACGTATTAAGCGTCGGCCACTCTTCTACCTCCATTTCTGCGGGTATCGGTATCGCTGTCGCTGCCGAAAAAGAGAACAAGCAGCGCCGCACTGTCTGCGTGATTGGTGACGGGGCGATCACCGCCGGTATGGCGTTTGAAGCCATGAACCATGCGGGTGATATCAAGCCGGACATGCTGGTTATTCTCAACGACAACGAGATGTCTATCTCTGAGAACGTTGGCGCGCTGAATAACCACCTGGCACAATTGCTCTCTGGCAAGCTCTACTCCACGCTTCGCGAAGGCGGTAAAAAAGTCTTCTCTGGCGTTCCGCCAATCAAAGAGCTGCTCAAGCGTACCGAAGAACATATCAAAGGCATGGTTGTGCCTGGCACGCTGTTTGAAGAACTGGGCTTTAACTATATCGGCCCGGTCGACGGCCACGACGTTCTGGGGCTGGTGTCCACGCTCAAGAACATGCGCGACCTGAAAGGCCCGCAGTTCCTGCACATCATGACCAAAAAAGGGCGTGGTTACGAACCTGCGGAAAAAGACCCGATTACCTTCCACGCGGTACCGAAATTTGACCCAACCAGCGGCTGCCTGCCAAAAAGCAGCGGCGGGATGCCGAGCTATTCAAAAATCTTCGGTGACTGGCTGTGCGAAACGGCGGCCAAAGATAACAAGCTAATGGCCATCACCCCGGCCATGCGCGAAGGCTCTGGCATGGTGGAATTTTCGAAAAAATACCCTGACCAGTATTTCGACGTCGCTATTGCAGAACAACACGCGGTGACGTTCGCGGCGGGGCTGGCGATCGGCGGCTACAAACCGGTTGTCGCGATTTACTCCACCTTCCTGCAACGCGCCTATGACCAGGTGATCCATGACGTCGCCATCCAGAAACTGCCGGTGCTGTTCGCTATCGACCGGGCAGGGATCGTAGGTGCCGACGGTCAAACGCACCAGGGGGCATTTGACCTCTCCTTCCTACGCTGCATCCCGGACATGGTCATCATGACCCCAAGCGACGAAAACGAATGTCGCCAGATGTTGTTTACCGGCTACCACTATCAGGATGGCCCAAGTGCCGTTCGCTACCCGCGCGGTAACGCAGTGGGCGTGGAACTGCAACCGCTGGAAAAACTGACGATTGGCAAAGGTCTGGTGAAACGTCGCGGCGAAAAAGTGGCGATTCTGAACTTCGGTACACTGATGCCAGAAGCCGCTAAGGTTGCCGAAACGCTGAATGCCACCCTGGTAGATATGCGTTTTGTGAAGCCGCTTGATGAATCCCTGATCCTGAGCATGGCTGAAGCCCATGACGTGCTGGTGACGCTCGAAGAGAACGCCATTATGGGCGGTGCAGGTAGCGGCGTGAACGAGGTGCTGATGGCACACCGTAAAGCCGTGCCGGTTCTGAACCTCGGTTTGCCAGACCACTTTATCCCGCAAGGGACGCAAGACGAAGCCCGTGCAACCATCGGCCTTGATGCCGAAGGTATTGAAGCTAAAATCCGCACCTGGCTGGCCTAA
- a CDS encoding aldo/keto reductase → MRYNTLGKTDLKVSRLCLGCMTFGEPDRGNHAWTLPEESSRLIIKHAIDGGINFFDTANSYSDGSSEEIVGRALRDFARRDDVVVATKVFHKTGDLPEGLSRGQILRSIDDSLRRLNMDYVDLLQIHRWDYNTPVEETLEALNDVVKAGKARYIGASSMHAAQFATALNLQAQHGWARFVTMQDHYNLIYREEEREMLPLCYQEGVAVIPWSPLARGRLTRPWGETTARSVSDAFGKTLYDATEASDALIAERLAGIADDTGATRAQVALAWLLSKRGVAAPIIGTSREEQLDELLNAVDITLTPEQIAELETPYEPHPVVGFK, encoded by the coding sequence ATGCGATACAATACATTAGGAAAAACAGACCTTAAGGTTTCCCGACTTTGTCTCGGCTGCATGACATTTGGCGAGCCTGACCGGGGAAATCACGCCTGGACACTGCCGGAAGAGAGCAGTCGTCTTATCATCAAACACGCCATCGACGGCGGCATTAACTTCTTTGACACCGCCAACAGTTACTCAGACGGCAGCAGCGAAGAGATAGTCGGGCGCGCCCTGCGTGACTTTGCCCGCCGCGATGACGTGGTGGTGGCGACCAAGGTCTTCCATAAGACCGGCGATTTACCAGAAGGGCTTTCACGCGGGCAGATCCTGCGTTCCATTGACGACAGCCTCAGACGCCTGAATATGGATTATGTCGATCTGCTGCAAATCCACCGCTGGGATTACAACACGCCTGTCGAAGAGACGCTGGAAGCGCTTAATGATGTGGTCAAAGCCGGTAAAGCACGTTACATCGGCGCCTCTTCCATGCACGCAGCCCAGTTTGCAACCGCGTTAAACCTTCAGGCACAGCACGGCTGGGCGCGCTTTGTCACCATGCAGGATCACTACAATCTGATTTATCGCGAAGAAGAGCGCGAAATGCTGCCGCTCTGTTATCAGGAGGGGGTGGCAGTTATTCCGTGGAGCCCGCTGGCTCGCGGACGTTTAACCCGCCCGTGGGGCGAAACCACAGCCCGTTCGGTGTCGGATGCATTTGGTAAAACCTTGTATGACGCCACTGAGGCCAGTGATGCCCTGATTGCCGAACGCCTGGCGGGAATAGCCGACGATACCGGAGCGACGCGAGCGCAGGTCGCGCTGGCGTGGTTACTGAGCAAACGTGGAGTTGCAGCACCGATCATTGGCACATCGCGTGAAGAGCAACTGGACGAGTTGCTCAATGCCGTAGATATAACCCTGACGCCGGAGCAGATTGCCGAGCTGGAAACGCCGTATGAACCGCATCCTGTGGTGGGATTTAAATAA
- a CDS encoding DUF3251 domain-containing protein has product MTRRYIRIFLVGSLFTLSACAQQTEVHEMKQSVSTLNSAMDKLNKETVKITQQNALNVKSTSGVYLLPGANTPARLNSQIGTLKMSMVNVAANADGTRVTLRIHGESNDPLPAFSGTVEWGQIQGTTESYQEVNVKNQLFTAPASTLAPSDVDIPLQLSGLTPDQLGFIRIHDIQPAAQ; this is encoded by the coding sequence ATGACAAGACGTTACATAAGAATTTTCCTGGTGGGAAGCCTCTTCACACTGAGCGCCTGTGCACAGCAAACTGAAGTTCACGAAATGAAACAAAGCGTGAGCACGCTCAATTCAGCCATGGATAAGCTGAATAAGGAGACGGTGAAGATCACTCAGCAAAACGCGCTGAATGTGAAATCCACCAGCGGCGTTTATCTGCTGCCAGGGGCAAATACCCCTGCCCGGCTCAATAGTCAGATTGGCACGCTGAAAATGTCGATGGTCAATGTGGCGGCCAATGCAGATGGTACTCGAGTAACATTGCGCATTCACGGTGAGTCCAACGATCCGCTGCCTGCATTTAGCGGCACCGTTGAGTGGGGTCAGATTCAGGGCACCACCGAGAGCTACCAGGAAGTGAACGTGAAGAACCAACTCTTCACAGCTCCCGCCAGTACACTGGCTCCGAGCGATGTTGATATTCCGCTCCAGCTGAGTGGTCTTACCCCGGATCAGCTAGGTTTTATCCGCATTCACGATATCCAGCCCGCCGCGCAATAA
- the nusB gene encoding transcription antitermination factor NusB, with protein MKPAARRRARECAVQALYSWQLSQNDIADVEYQFLSEQDVKDVDVLYFRELLSGVATNSAYLDGLMKPYLSRLLDELGQVEKAVLRIALFELSKRDDVPYKVAINEAIELAKTFGAEDSHKFVNGVLDKAAPAIRPHKK; from the coding sequence GTGAAACCTGCTGCTCGTCGCCGCGCCCGTGAATGTGCCGTCCAGGCACTTTACTCCTGGCAGTTGTCCCAGAACGACATCGCTGATGTTGAATACCAGTTCCTGTCAGAGCAAGACGTGAAAGACGTTGATGTTCTGTACTTCCGTGAACTGCTGTCGGGAGTGGCGACTAATAGCGCGTATCTCGATGGTCTGATGAAGCCATACCTGTCTCGTCTGCTCGACGAGCTGGGTCAGGTTGAAAAAGCAGTGTTGCGTATTGCGCTGTTTGAGCTGTCAAAACGTGATGATGTGCCGTACAAAGTGGCCATCAACGAAGCTATCGAACTGGCGAAAACCTTCGGTGCTGAAGACAGCCACAAATTTGTAAACGGCGTGCTGGATAAAGCCGCACCTGCGATCCGTCCCCACAAAAAGTGA
- the thiL gene encoding thiamine-phosphate kinase has product MACGEFSLIARYFDRVRTSRLDVETGIGDDCALLNIPEKQTLAISTDTLVCGRHFLPDIDPADLAYKALAVNVSDLAAMGADPAWLTLALTLPNVDEAWLETFSDALFEQLNYYDMQLIGGDTTGGPLSMTLAIHGYVPVGRALKRSGAKPGDWIYVTGTPGDSAAGLAILQERLTVDDADDAAYLMKRHLRPTPRILHGQALRERASSAIDLSDGLISDLGHILKASGTGARVDLDLFPLSAQIRRHVEPEQALRWALSGGEDYELCFTVPELNRGTLDVVLGHLGVPYTCIGQILPESEGMQFVREGAPVALDWKGYDHFA; this is encoded by the coding sequence ATGGCATGTGGCGAATTTTCCCTTATTGCCCGTTATTTCGACCGAGTCAGAACCTCTCGTCTTGATGTTGAAACTGGAATCGGCGACGACTGCGCACTTCTCAATATTCCCGAAAAACAGACGCTGGCGATCAGCACCGACACCTTAGTGTGCGGACGTCATTTCTTACCTGATATCGATCCTGCTGACCTGGCGTATAAAGCGCTGGCGGTGAACGTGAGCGATCTGGCGGCAATGGGCGCCGATCCTGCGTGGCTAACGCTGGCATTAACCCTGCCGAATGTTGATGAAGCCTGGCTCGAAACGTTCAGCGATGCGCTGTTTGAACAACTCAATTACTACGATATGCAGCTGATTGGCGGTGATACCACCGGCGGACCGCTGTCGATGACGCTGGCTATCCACGGCTATGTGCCTGTTGGGCGCGCACTTAAGCGCTCGGGAGCAAAACCGGGTGACTGGATCTACGTAACCGGTACGCCGGGCGATAGCGCCGCAGGGCTGGCTATTCTTCAGGAACGTTTAACGGTTGACGATGCCGATGACGCTGCCTATCTGATGAAACGCCATCTGCGGCCAACGCCGCGAATTCTTCACGGCCAGGCCCTGCGCGAGCGCGCCAGCTCGGCTATCGATCTCTCTGACGGGCTGATCTCCGATCTGGGTCATATCCTGAAGGCCAGCGGTACAGGGGCGCGTGTTGATCTGGATCTGTTCCCGCTTTCCGCGCAAATCCGTCGCCATGTTGAACCCGAGCAGGCCCTGCGCTGGGCGCTGTCCGGTGGTGAAGATTATGAGCTGTGCTTTACCGTCCCGGAACTGAATCGCGGTACGCTGGATGTGGTGCTGGGTCACCTGGGTGTGCCGTATACCTGTATCGGGCAGATCCTTCCTGAAAGTGAAGGGATGCAGTTTGTCCGCGAAGGTGCACCGGTCGCGCTCGACTGGAAAGGATACGATCACTTCGCGTAA
- the nrdR gene encoding transcriptional regulator NrdR: protein MHCPFCSAVDTKVIDSRLVGEGSSVRRRRQCLVCNERFTTFEVAELVMPRVVKSNDVREPFNEEKLRSGMLKALEKRPVSADDVETALNHIKSYLRGLGEREVPSKMIGNLVMEQLKKLDKVAYIRFASVYRSFEDIKEFGEEIARLQD from the coding sequence ATGCATTGCCCATTCTGCTCCGCTGTGGATACCAAAGTAATCGACTCTCGTCTTGTGGGCGAAGGCTCGTCTGTACGCCGTCGTCGGCAATGTCTGGTGTGTAATGAACGTTTCACCACTTTCGAAGTGGCTGAACTTGTGATGCCGCGCGTGGTGAAAAGCAACGACGTGCGTGAGCCATTCAACGAAGAAAAACTGCGCAGCGGGATGCTAAAAGCACTGGAAAAACGGCCAGTCAGCGCAGATGACGTTGAAACAGCGTTAAATCATATTAAATCCTATCTTCGTGGTTTAGGGGAGCGCGAGGTGCCGAGTAAAATGATCGGCAACCTGGTGATGGAGCAGCTTAAAAAGCTCGATAAAGTCGCGTACATCCGCTTCGCCTCTGTGTACCGCAGTTTCGAAGATATCAAAGAGTTCGGCGAAGAGATCGCCCGCCTACAGGATTAA
- the ribE gene encoding 6,7-dimethyl-8-ribityllumazine synthase has translation MNIIEAAVATPDARVAITIARFNNFINDSLLEGAIDALKRIGQVKDDNITVVWVPGAYELPLAAGALAKTGKYDAVIALGTVIRGGTAHFEYVAGGASNGLAHVAQDAEIPVAFGVLTTESIEQAIERAGTKAGNKGAEAALTALEMINVLKAIKA, from the coding sequence ATGAACATTATTGAAGCTGCTGTAGCTACCCCGGACGCTCGCGTCGCCATCACCATTGCGCGTTTCAACAACTTCATCAACGACAGCCTGCTGGAAGGTGCGATTGACGCCCTGAAACGTATCGGCCAGGTTAAAGATGACAACATTACCGTTGTTTGGGTTCCAGGTGCTTACGAACTGCCACTGGCAGCAGGCGCGCTGGCAAAAACCGGTAAATACGACGCGGTGATTGCACTGGGTACTGTTATTCGTGGCGGCACTGCGCACTTCGAATACGTTGCGGGTGGTGCAAGCAATGGTCTGGCACACGTTGCGCAGGATGCTGAAATTCCTGTCGCGTTCGGCGTGCTGACCACTGAAAGTATTGAACAAGCTATCGAACGCGCTGGCACCAAAGCCGGTAATAAAGGTGCAGAAGCTGCACTGACCGCGCTTGAGATGATCAATGTATTGAAAGCCATCAAGGCCTGA
- the thiI gene encoding tRNA uracil 4-sulfurtransferase ThiI, with product MKFIIKLFPEITIKSQSVRLRFIKILTGNIRNVLKHYDETLAVVRHWDHVEVRAKDENKRLDIRDALTRIPGIHHILEVEDVPFTDMHDIFEKALVQYRDQIEGKTFCVRVKRRGKHEFSSIEVERYVGGGLNQHVETARVRLTNPDVTVNLEIENDRLLLVKGRYEGIGGFPIGTQEDVLSLISGGFDSGVSSYMLMRRGCRVHYCFFNLGGAAHEIGVRQVAHYLWNRFGSSHRVRFVAINFEPVVGEILEKVDDGQMGVVLKRMMVRAASKVAERYGVQALVTGEALGQVSSQTLTNLRLIDNVSDTLILRPLISHDKEHIIDLAREIGTEDFARTMPEYCGVISKSPTVKAVKAKIEAEEENFDFAILEKVVAEASNIDIREIAQQTEQDVVEVETVSGFGANDVILDIRSIDEQDAKPLNVEGVEVMPLPFYKLSTKFGDLDKGKTYLLWCERGVMSRLQALYLREQGFANVKVYRP from the coding sequence ATGAAGTTTATCATTAAATTGTTCCCTGAAATCACTATCAAAAGCCAATCTGTGCGTTTGCGCTTTATTAAAATTTTGACCGGGAACATCCGTAACGTTCTGAAGCATTATGACGAAACGCTGGCCGTTGTTCGTCACTGGGATCACGTTGAAGTTCGCGCCAAAGACGAAAACAAGCGTCTTGATATCCGCGACGCGCTGACCCGTATTCCGGGGATCCACCATATTCTTGAAGTGGAAGATGTCCCGTTTACCGACATGCACGACATCTTCGAAAAAGCGCTGGTGCAGTATCGCGACCAGATCGAAGGTAAAACCTTCTGTGTCCGCGTGAAGCGCCGTGGCAAACACGAATTTAGCTCCATTGAAGTGGAACGTTACGTGGGCGGCGGTCTGAACCAGCACGTTGAGACTGCGCGCGTACGCCTGACTAACCCGGACGTGACCGTTAACCTGGAGATCGAAAACGATCGCCTGTTGTTGGTGAAAGGTCGTTATGAAGGTATCGGTGGTTTCCCGATCGGGACGCAGGAAGATGTGTTGTCCCTGATTTCCGGCGGTTTTGACTCCGGTGTTTCCAGCTACATGCTGATGCGTCGTGGCTGTCGCGTTCACTACTGCTTCTTTAACCTGGGCGGCGCGGCGCATGAGATCGGTGTCCGTCAGGTGGCGCATTACCTGTGGAACCGCTTCGGCAGCTCGCACCGCGTGCGTTTTGTGGCGATCAACTTTGAGCCAGTGGTTGGCGAAATCCTCGAAAAAGTGGACGACGGCCAGATGGGCGTGGTGCTGAAACGTATGATGGTGCGTGCAGCGTCAAAAGTGGCGGAGCGTTACGGTGTGCAGGCGCTGGTAACCGGTGAAGCGCTGGGCCAGGTGTCCAGCCAGACGCTGACCAACCTGCGTCTTATCGATAATGTGTCTGATACCCTGATCCTGCGCCCGCTTATCTCTCATGATAAAGAACACATCATCGACCTGGCGCGCGAAATCGGCACCGAAGATTTTGCCCGCACCATGCCGGAATATTGTGGCGTTATCTCAAAAAGCCCAACCGTTAAGGCGGTGAAAGCGAAGATTGAAGCGGAAGAAGAGAACTTCGATTTCGCTATTCTGGAGAAGGTGGTGGCGGAAGCGTCCAACATCGATATCCGCGAGATTGCACAGCAGACCGAACAGGACGTGGTTGAAGTTGAAACCGTCAGCGGTTTTGGCGCTAACGATGTGATCCTGGATATCCGTTCCATCGACGAACAGGATGCCAAACCGTTGAACGTCGAAGGCGTTGAGGTGATGCCGCTGCCGTTCTACAAGCTGAGCACGAAATTTGGCGACCTCGACAAGGGCAAAACGTACCTGCTGTGGTGCGAGCGTGGCGTGATGAGCCGCTTGCAGGCGCTGTATCTGCGCGAGCAGGGCTTTGCTAATGTGAAGGTGTATCGTCCGTAG
- the ispA gene encoding (2E,6E)-farnesyl diphosphate synthase, giving the protein MDFSTQLQACVVRANDALRRFIEPQPFQNTPLVEAMHYGALLGGKRLRPFLVYATGKMFGISENTLDAPAAAVECIHAYSLIHDDLPAMDDDDLRRGQPTCHIKFGEANAILAGDALQTLAFSILSDAPMAEVADRDRLAMVSELAMASGVAGMCGGQALDLEAEGRQVNLEQLERIHRHKTGALIRAAVRLGALSAGEQGRKALPILDRYAESIGLAFQVQDDILDVVGDTATLGKRQGADQQLGKSTYPALLGLEQAQRKARDLIDDARQSLNQLAAQSLDTSALEALADYIIQRDK; this is encoded by the coding sequence ATGGATTTTTCCACACAGCTTCAGGCGTGCGTTGTGCGTGCCAACGATGCGTTGCGCCGTTTTATTGAGCCGCAGCCTTTTCAGAACACTCCACTGGTTGAGGCCATGCACTATGGCGCACTCTTGGGTGGAAAGCGCCTGCGCCCGTTCCTGGTCTACGCCACCGGAAAGATGTTTGGCATCAGTGAAAACACCCTGGATGCACCGGCTGCTGCCGTTGAATGCATCCATGCTTACTCGCTGATCCATGACGATTTGCCGGCCATGGACGACGACGATTTGCGTCGTGGTCAACCAACCTGCCACATCAAGTTTGGCGAAGCGAATGCCATTCTGGCGGGTGATGCCCTGCAAACGCTGGCGTTTTCGATTTTAAGCGATGCACCAATGGCCGAAGTGGCCGACCGCGATCGCCTGGCAATGGTTTCCGAGCTGGCAATGGCCAGTGGCGTTGCAGGGATGTGCGGCGGGCAAGCGCTGGATCTTGAGGCCGAAGGACGTCAGGTTAATCTGGAACAGCTTGAGCGTATTCACCGTCACAAAACGGGTGCCTTAATTCGCGCAGCCGTTCGTCTGGGTGCGCTGAGTGCGGGTGAACAGGGACGCAAAGCCCTGCCGATTCTGGACAGATACGCAGAAAGTATCGGTCTGGCGTTCCAGGTTCAGGATGACATTCTGGATGTGGTGGGCGATACTGCAACATTGGGTAAACGTCAGGGTGCCGATCAGCAGCTTGGCAAAAGCACCTATCCCGCCCTTCTGGGCCTTGAGCAAGCCCAACGTAAAGCCCGGGACCTGATTGATGATGCCCGCCAGTCACTGAATCAACTGGCCGCGCAATCACTGGATACCTCGGCACTGGAAGCGCTAGCGGACTATATAATCCAGCGTGATAAATAA
- the xseB gene encoding exodeoxyribonuclease VII small subunit, whose product MPKKNDAPASFETALSELEQIVTRLESGDLPLEDALNEFERGVQLARQGQIKLQQAEQRVQILLSEAEDAATTPFTPDAE is encoded by the coding sequence ATGCCGAAGAAAAATGACGCACCGGCCAGTTTCGAAACTGCGCTGAGTGAACTGGAGCAAATTGTAACCCGTCTTGAGAGTGGCGATCTGCCGCTGGAAGACGCACTCAACGAATTTGAACGTGGGGTGCAGCTTGCACGCCAGGGGCAGATTAAATTACAGCAGGCTGAACAACGCGTGCAGATCCTGCTCTCCGAAGCCGAAGACGCCGCGACGACACCTTTCACACCGGACGCCGAGTAA